The Gracilimonas sp. genome includes a region encoding these proteins:
- a CDS encoding efflux RND transporter periplasmic adaptor subunit has protein sequence MKQLLVLPKLFVLTALLLLLNACSGSDEDTSQNQTTGNSVIPSVEAVQARYGSLPLVERFSGNVKSENQVALYPEISGVVEQVFVKNGDFVEKGTKLVQLNTDVLEKQLQQAEAGLKINNAQLKQAKAQLAEVQSEFKRTKQLEEKNLTSQLEVEQIEARLLSAEADVELAEAQLDQARSLVEERKDELNKAVIRAPISGTVGQRNAEIGMQASTNTQLFLIGDLTKLKIEIVLTESMLNRIQVGQSARILIENSEGEPSSINAKLSRISPFLNEVSRSTEAEIDVNNVNGLLRPGMFVPVDIFFGESEQATLIPVSALYTDPTTGREGVFVATSLGSEIEPVSDSSDNNSGGLRAMTQPTPVQFKPIDVVAEGRMELGVNGLESGQWVVTVGQDLLSEGRTQARIRTMSWDRIFQLQQLQREDLLEEIMRDRDNQQNNVTL, from the coding sequence ATGAAACAGCTACTTGTCTTACCAAAACTATTTGTACTTACCGCCTTACTGCTCCTTTTAAATGCTTGTTCGGGGTCTGATGAAGATACCAGTCAAAATCAAACAACCGGAAATTCTGTAATTCCATCAGTAGAAGCGGTTCAGGCCCGTTACGGTTCACTCCCACTGGTAGAACGATTCAGTGGTAATGTGAAATCAGAAAACCAAGTGGCCTTGTATCCGGAAATTTCGGGGGTGGTAGAGCAGGTTTTTGTAAAAAACGGAGATTTCGTAGAAAAAGGCACTAAACTGGTTCAGTTGAATACCGATGTGTTGGAAAAACAACTTCAGCAGGCAGAAGCAGGGCTCAAGATTAACAATGCCCAGTTAAAGCAAGCCAAAGCTCAGCTCGCTGAAGTTCAGTCTGAATTTAAACGGACAAAACAACTGGAAGAGAAGAACCTGACCAGTCAGTTGGAAGTTGAACAAATTGAAGCCCGGCTTTTATCAGCCGAAGCCGATGTTGAATTGGCAGAAGCGCAACTCGATCAGGCCAGGTCTTTGGTGGAAGAACGCAAAGATGAGCTAAACAAAGCAGTAATACGGGCCCCTATTTCCGGAACTGTAGGTCAGCGTAATGCTGAAATCGGCATGCAGGCCTCTACAAATACCCAATTATTTCTAATCGGGGATTTAACAAAGCTCAAAATTGAGATCGTTCTTACTGAAAGTATGTTGAATCGAATTCAGGTTGGGCAATCTGCCCGAATCCTTATTGAGAATAGTGAGGGTGAACCAAGCTCTATCAACGCCAAATTATCCCGTATTTCTCCCTTCTTAAATGAAGTGTCACGGAGTACGGAAGCTGAAATTGATGTTAACAATGTAAACGGTTTATTACGTCCCGGGATGTTTGTACCCGTTGATATCTTTTTCGGTGAAAGTGAACAAGCTACCTTAATTCCTGTCAGTGCGCTTTATACCGATCCCACAACAGGAAGAGAAGGTGTGTTTGTAGCTACATCACTTGGTTCTGAAATAGAGCCGGTCAGTGACTCCAGTGATAATAATTCAGGGGGCCTGAGAGCTATGACCCAACCCACACCTGTGCAGTTTAAACCTATTGATGTTGTAGCAGAGGGTAGAATGGAGCTTGGGGTGAACGGTTTGGAAAGCGGTCAATGGGTAGTCACTGTTGGTCAAGACTTACTCTCTGAAGGAAGAACACAAGCCCGAATTCGTACCATGAGCTGGGACCGCATCTTTCAGCTTCAGCAACTGCAACGCGAGGATTTACTTGAAGAAATCATGCGTGACCGTGACAACCAACAAAATAACGTTACCCTTTAA